Below is a window of Candidatus Flexicrinis affinis DNA.
GGCCTGCCGATCAGCGGATTCGTCGACCGGTACTACTTCAAGTCGATCTACTTCCGCATCTCCAACGGTATCCTGTTCGAAATCGCCACCGACGGCCCCGGCTTCGCCACCGACGAAGATCTGGAAACGCTGGGCGAACGCCTTGCCCTGCCGCCCTTCCTCGAAGACCGGCGCGAAGAAATCGAAGCGCAGCTCAAGCCGATCGTCATGCCGGAGACGGTCTAGGTTCTACGGGGTGCTGCCCCGAACCCCGCCAGAAGGCTTTCGCCCTCTGGACTCCCATACATGCAAAAGAGGTCGCCTACGCGACCTCTTTTGCAGTAACGGGGTCAAGGGGTGCAAACCCCTTGTGGAGGTGTGGAGGCGAAGCTTCCGCATCGTTGCTGGTTGGTCAAGCACTCACGCCAAAGTCGGCGCTAAAGTCGCCGGGCAGACCTTGCTTCGCGGCTTCGGTCGCCTCCCGAATATACGGCGGTACATGGTCGCCGTGGGTGAGCTGAAAGCGCGGATCGAGATAATCGAGATGGGTGATCCGCCCGCGGCAGTTGGCTGCCCCGCAGTTGCAGGGCATGTCATACGGTACTGACATCATAAATGCGCCGTAGTCGCACGTGATCTCCTCGCCAGCGGCGATGTCGCGCCGGGCGACCGTCGTGTCTTCGTTGATCCACCATGTATTCGGGTCGCACGAGTGGTTCTGGTAGCGCCCGATCCCGCCGTCGAGGCATAGGGTGGTCGGGCCGCTTTGCCATGTGTAGTACAGGATGGGTTCGCGCTGATCGGGCGGCATGGCGTATACCGCGTCGATCTCATACTCGGTGTCGTCGGGATGCGCCGTAAAGACGACCTCTCCCGCCTTGATGGGCCGGGCTGCAAACACGCCGCGCCCGGCAATCGGACTATCACGAAGCTCGATGTGCTCCTGACTCATTCTCCGCCCCCAACATGACAACCCACAATGCGAGAAGTCAAACAGGGCGGGCGCCGCCGCAACCACGTTACCCCGTCATCGGCATAACGCTGTGTGCGTCGCGATGAGCAGCGCGCGTCCGTATCCTGATGGCCCAATGACGCATGATTATCTGCGCAGTTGGCCGGTTCGCAAGGGCCGTAATCGCCCAGAAAACGACGATTGGGATACGCTTTTTGGCGTACCGTCTCTGAGACGAAAAACCGGCCCCGTGTTGAGCGAGGCCGGTTTCGTGGTGTGTGCTGCTCTGCGCTAGTTGCTGCCGCGGAACTCCGGCGGCGCGAGGCGATCCGCCGGCGGCGGTGGCGACGTCAGGAACTCGTCGTAGTGCAGCAGTTGCAGATCGTCGACGTAGACCTTCCCGCCGGCGCCGGTCATCTTGAGCTGTACCTTGATCTGCGCGACGTCCAGCGAGTCGAGGCCGAGGATGGCGTTGGCTTCGCGCGTAAAGTACGGGTCGGTCTTGGCCTTGTCGCCGGGCAGCCCCTCGACCTTCAGCTTGATCTTGCTGCCGTCGATGAAGGCGATCTTCGCCATCGCCACGAAGTCGGTCTTGAGGTTGATCGTGTCGAACTGGCCGCGCAGCGTGAAGGCGTCGGCCGCGTCGCCGATCTGAAGCGCGACCGTCTGCTGAAGCTTGCCGTTCAGCCCCGCCACACCCTTGAACAGGTATGCGCACTCGCCGCTGTTCGCGACGGTCTTTTCGAGCGTGTTGCACGCACGCTTGCCCTTGTCCAACTTCTTCTCTGTCCAGTCCAGCGCCAAATCCGGATCGAGCGGGTCCGGGTCTTCGAAGCCGCCATTGACCAACAGCTCGGTGCCGACCCCGCTGTAGCCCTCGGCGTCGACCGTCCACGTCAGGGTCGTACGGCTCAGGTACGCCAGCGACGGGTGCAAAATGCCTGCGACGTCGGTGACTTCAGCCGTCAGCGTCGTGACGCCACCGGCGATCGGCGTATAAGTGAAGCTGGCCGTGTCGCCGTAGCCGTAATAGAGGTCCTGCACCTTCACGCCGTCGATCTTCCACATGACACGGGTGTTGCTGCCGCCGGTCGGCGACAATACGTCGAGGCTGAACGTCGCGCCTTGCCCGCTGGGGATATTGACCGTGCCAGCGTCCGGGTCGGGGCTGACCGTCCCCGGTTCGACGATGTCGATTCCGTCCGGGTCTTCGAGATCCCACCAAAACGCGCTCTGGCCTTCCCAGCCGCCGGAATACAGCACGACCGGAAGCTGTTCGGCGGCGACCTTGCCGAACGGCTGGTTCAGCGACTTCATCAGGCAGTTGAAGCACCCGCGGTAGTAGGTCGTCGGCGAGTAGTGCGCGCCCAGCCACAAGCCGCCCTCTTCGCCCAAGTCGGCAAAGGTCGGGATCGGCGTGCTGCCGGCGATCCAGCGGTTCCACTTGATCAGCGCGCGTACGGTCTGGTCGGTGACGTTGGGCATGCACGGGGACGAGATGCCGTTACGTCCATAGTCGGAGCACGGCGGATACCCGGGCGTGAACGTGTCGTACTCGTCGTCGAGGCGAAGCAGCGAATGGCCGACTTCGTGGCGCAGGATGTCGACCCCGTAGCTGTTGGTCGACACCGCCGCAATCTCGCCGCCGCTTCCGCCGTACACCGAATCGTTGGCGACGAGGAAGATCTCGTCCCAGTCCGGCAGCGCCGCGTCGGCGTCGGCAAACACGGTGTCGTAGTCGGTCGCCACCATCAGGCGGGCGATACCGGCGTAGCAGTAGGTCGTGTCGTAGCGCGTGTTCTTAAGCTGACCGCTCATCGACTCGACGTTGTAGGGCGCGGACGGGCAGCAGGTGATCGGATGGTCCGAGCTCGGGCTGCACGATCCGCTGTAGCCGGGCTGATCCACACCCGAGTCGTTGGACGGCTCGAACAGCGCGTAGGTGTTGAAGTACTTCTTGTAGCGGCTGTACGGCGAGAAGCTGAACACTCCGTCGAGCAGCGCGGTCGCGTCGTTGACGAACTTGGTCTGCTCGCCGGCGGTGTAGCCGTCGCCCATCACGATCAGGTCGACGCGATTCTCGGCCGGGCCGTTGACGTCGATCGGGATCAGCACGCCGCGCGTCTCGCGGGGCTGCGCGCCGAACTGCTGGGCCACGGCATTCAAGTCGATGATACCGTTGGACCGCACCGCGCCGGTGAACTGCACGCTGAGCCGGTTCGCGCCAGCGATCACCGGCACCTTGACGTTGAACGCGCGGTCGGCCCACGGAAGGCGCTGGCCCTGAATGTTGGAGCCTTGCGCATTGACCTCGCCGAGGTTGGCCGGGTCGATGGCGTGCTCGGCCCGAATCCAGCGTGATACGGCCACGGTCGTTTGGAACACGACCGCCCCGCTGGCATCGTCGATCAACTGCACGACTGCGATGTCACGCTCGCGGTCCGGTGCGGCGGCAGAAGCCGCGGCGATCTTGCCGGAATCGTCCGATACGATGTCACGCTGAAGGATCACCGGTGCGTAGCCGGCGACCGTCACCGCGCCGTCGAGGTCGGCGTTGAGCGTCAGGCTGTGGACGAGCTGTCCGAGCGGAAGGGGTTGGGCAGCCGCCGGGACGACACCGATTGCGAGCAGCGCAAGCGCGAGGAGGACCGGGATAGCGCGATGGAACGAGGTCATCATCTTCCTTTGTTTGAAATACTAGATGCGGCACGGGATGGGCAATTCGCGACCCTTTCGCACTCTAACGGAAAGCGTCGAGCCGGTCAACCAGCTTGTTCTCAACGATTGACCCGTCGGCACGTTACAACGTTGTGATGCACAGCCCCGGTAGAAAATCGCGTCAGAGGACGTCATAATAGAGACAACTGGGCATACATGACAGAAGGTCCGACGCAATGGCCGACCCCGAGATTGTGACGCAGGACGATTCCCCGCAGGTACAGATGCCGGTTGCCGGCGTCCACCGGCGCACGATGGCCAGCGGTGAACGTGTGATGGTCTGCGAGTTCTTCCTCGAGCGTGGCGCCGAGATTCCGATTCACAGCCACATGCACGAGCAGGCCGGCTACGTGATCCAAGGCAGCATCACGTTCACCATCAATGGCGAGGCACGCAAGCTCTACCGGGGCGACACGTATGCCATTCCGGGCGACATTCCTCACGGCGCCCACGCCGACGAAGACTGTATACTGGTAGAAGTCTTTAGTCCGCCCCGAGAGGAATATCGCATTACGAGGTAGACCCTGAATGAATACGTACGATCCGCGCCGCAACAGCCGCCTCAGCCGCGCCCGTGACCGCCAGCACGCGCGCGAGGCGCGCCGTAACGAAGCGATGGCAGTCCCGCGCGAAGAGAAGATCGCGCCCGCAGTCGAGCGCGAACCGGTCGGCATGACCGCCCAGTCGCGCATAGATACCGAGGCGCTCAAGAAACGCGCGAACTTGGTCGTTCAGGATGCCTTATGGTATGCGCGGCACCGGCCTTCGGTGTGGCGGTGGGGCGGCCTGATCGTGGTCGCGCTGATTCTGCTTTTCCTCGGCTCGTACTTGCTGCCGGGGCGCATCTTCCCGAACGTGTACGCGCTCGGCGTCCCATTGGGTGGCCTAACGGTCGATGAAGCGGCCGAAGCGCTGCAAGACGCGTGGACCAACGACGTCAAAGTGCGGCTCGTCGTGCAAGGCGAGACGATCGAGGAACTGTCGCCGCAGCAGGTCGGCCTGCGCACCGACTTCACGCGCATCGCCGAAGCAGCGCGCGGCGTCGGTCTGTCCGGAATCCCCCTCGGTTACGGCATCCAGCCGCAGGTGACTCTCGACTATCGCACGGCCGAAGACCTGTTGGTGGCGCGCGCAGTCGCCCTCAACACGCCGGCGCAGAACGCCAGCTACACGCTCAAGGACGGTATCGTCGTCGGCGTACCCGGCATGACTGGCCGCCAAATCGACATCACCCTGACGCTTTCGCAGATCAACGACGCGCCCGAGTCGATCTTGCGCCGCGGGCAGCTCGAAATCGTGACCCTGCCCGTTGAGCCGGACTACCCCGACCCGGAACCGTTCCTGATCGAAGCGCGGCGGATGGCCAGCCAGCCGTTCCAGTTGATCGGCTACGACCCGTTTACCGACACCTCGACCACGTGGGCCACGCCGCCCGAAAACCTCGTCACGTGGCTGGAGGTCGGCCAGAACGGCCTGACCGTCAGCGAGCGCCAGATCGTGCGCTTTTTGGAGGCGCTCAACACCGAAATCGCGGCGATCGATCCGGTCAAGTACATCTCGCGCGATGACGCGGTGCGCGCGCTCAGCGAGGCGCTGCAACTGGGCGAACGGCGGGCATGGCTGCGCGTCAGCCACTATCCGCAGCGGTATACCATCCAACGCGGCGACAGCGGCTATGCGATCTCGCGGCGGACGGGCATCCCGTACTTCATGATTCAAGAGGCCAACGCCGGGCGCGACCTCGGCATGATCTACCCGGGCGACGAGATCAATCTCCCCAGCAAGGACGAGGTTGTTCCGCTGCCGCCCGTGCCAAATAAGCGCATCGTGGTCGACATCAACACCCAGATGCTCTACGGCTTCGAAAACGGCCAAGAGGCGTTTAGCTGGCCGATCTCGACCGGCATATCCAAGTATCCGACAGCGCCGGGCGTGTACCAGATCCTCAACCACGTCGAGCTGGCCTACGGTTCCAGCTTCGAGCTTTGCAGCTCGGATACGTCGTGCGGCCAGTGGAAGATGTACTGGTTCATGGGCATGTACGAGGTTTCGACCGGCCTGCAGAACGGCTTCCACGGGCAGGTCGAGCTACCCAACGGCGCGTACTTGGGCGGCGGCAACGTCGGCCAGCCGTTCACCTATGGGTGCGTCATGTCGCGGCCGGAAGAGGCCGAGTTCCTCTACAACTGGGCGGACGATGGCGTGGTGGTCGAAGTCATCTCCAGCGACTTCCTACCGACCAGCGAGGTTGGGCGCCAGGTGCTGGCCAAGCGCGGCGGCAGCGCGTGATCGCTTGGCAGCCGCGCGGCGCCGGGCGCATGGCGTTCAGGTCCGGCCATGACTAACCTGACCCCGCGCTTGCAGCGCCTGCGGGACGCCGGCTATCGGATTACCAATGCGCGCGCCGCCGTCCTCAAGGCGCTCGAACAGTCCGGCGGGCATTTGACGTCGGCGCAGATCGTCGACATCGTGGCGTCGATCGATCCGGCGGTTGGGCGTGCCAGTGTATTTCGCACGCTCGACCTGCTTTCGCGTTTGTCGCTCATCCGCCCGACTTACACCGAAGGCAGCAGCGCGCCGGTCTTCGTGCTGCTCCCCGGCGGCCACCATCACCATGTCATTTGCACCCACTGCGGGCGCGTGTTCGAGTTCGAGAACTGCGGGCTTGAAGGGCTGTCGGCGCGGCTTGAGGTCAACACAGGCGTGCACATCGCCGGCCACCTGCTCGAGTTCTACGGCATCTGCGCCGACTGCGCAGCTAGCGAGGCGGTGTCTTCGGCCAGTTCGCGGGAAGCACCAGCGTAAAGCGCGACCCCTTGCCCACCGCGCTTTCGATCTCAAGCCGTCCCTTGTGCGCGTCGGCGATCGCCTTCACGAGTGTCAAGCCGATGCCTGAACCCTGCTGCTCGTGGGCAGGGCGGCTGGCCTGATAGAAAGCGTCGGGCAACCGGTCGAATTCGGCAGCGGCGACGCCGCGCCCCTCGTCACTCACCGCAAGTTTCACGTCTGGACCACAGCGCTGTGCCAATAAAGTGATGGTCGAACCGGCGGGCGAAAACTTGACCGCGTTGTCGATCAACTCGCGCAGGGCGATCAACAGCAGTTCGCGGTCACACCGGAAGCCGGCCGCAGTCGATTCGGCTTGAACACGGAAACGGTGACCATCGGTGGCCCTTTCGACCGCTGCGACGGCGTCGTGCAGCATGCGTTCCGGATCGTCGATACGCTGCATGCGCTGGGCAGCGACCTCATTCTTGACGTCCGGATAGCCGAGGTCCATCAACAGCACGAAATTTCCGATCAAGCGGCGCAGCCGGTGCGCGCCTCCCCCGATATGGCGCAGGGTATCGTCGAGGTCGGCGACGACCGATCCGCGCTGACGCACGTCGTTTAGCAGGTTCGAATACGCCACGATCGAGGTCAACGGCGTGCGAAACTCGTGATTCAACAGGCGCAGGATCCCTTGCCGCATGTCGTCCACTTCGGCGGACTGGCGGCTTGCTAGCGCCCGCGCCCGCTCGATGCGCGCCTCGATCAGCGGCAGCAGCTCGTCATAGGAGAACGGCTTGGAAACGTAGTCCTCGGCGCCAAGAGACTTGCCCTGAAGGACGTCACGGCGATCGGTACGCGAGGTGAGGAACAGGAACGGGATCGACATCCACTTGGGGTTATCGCGTATCCGGCGCAGCAGTTCGAATCCGTCGACATTCGGCATCATCACGTCGGCGAGGATCAGGTCCGGCGTCATGCCTGCGGCAAGCCAGTCGATCGCCTCCTGCCCGTCGCAGGCGGCCTCCACACGATACCCTTCCAGCGCCAACGACTCGGCAAGCGCCGCACGCAGATCGGGGTCGTCTTCAACCACCAGGAGCAACGCGCGCGCCGGTCCCATCGGTCATGCCCCTATGTGCGCCGATGCAGCGCGAGCAAATCGGACAATACGGCGAAGCCGGTCTGAACGCCGCCCGCCCCTGCGCCGACAAGCGTCACATCGCCCAGCACGTCAGTGGAGAACGTCACGGCGTTGTTCGCGCCGGAGACGCCGGCCAGCGGATGGCTGTGAGGGAGCTTCACCGGCTGAACGCTGCCGCCTGCTTGCGACGCCTCGGCGATCAGCTTGTAGCGCATGCCCTCGGCAGCAGCGGCCTGCAAGTCCTCCGGCGTCAGGTCGCGGATGCCGCGCACGTCGAGGTCGGCCAGCTTGAACGTGCGCCCGAACAGCGCGCTGGCGAGGATCAACAGCTTGCCGGCGGCATCCCACCCGTCCACATCGGCGGTCGGGTCGGCCTCGGCATAACCGAGCCGCTGCGCCTCGGCCAGCACGTCGTCATAGGTGCGGCCCTGCTCCATCAGCGAGAGCATGTAGTTGGTCGTGCCGTTCAGGATGCCGCGCACCTGCGATACCACCGCCCCGGCCAATGCCTCGCGGGCGAGGCGCAGCGCGGGCGTGCCGCTCATCACGGTGCCTTCGAACAGCACCTGACGTCCGCACTGCTCGGCCCGCGCCATCAGGTTGACGTAATCGAGCGCGACCGGCCCTTTGTTCGCCAGCACGACGTGCTTGCCGTGATCGAGCGCGGTGTAGCACAAGTCGAGCGCGGGCTGACCGGTGCGCAAGTCGGTCGGGCTGACTTCCACCAGCACGTCGACATAGGGGGCGGCAGCGACGCCTTCGGCGCTGATGTCGCGGCGCAAATCCGGCGAGTTGGGATAACTGCCAAAGCTGCCTTTTTCGGCTGCTGTCAGCAGCGCGGCAAGGTCGAGTCCTTCGGGGTGATAGAGGTTCCCGCGCGATCGGGTGATCACGGCGGTGACTTGCGGGGCAAAGCCGTACTGCTGCGCCAGCGCGGTCTGTTTGTCGATCAACAGCCGCACCAAACCTTGCCCGACGCTTCCAAATCCAATCAGGGCGAGTTTCAAGGAGACACTCCTTTGCCGGCAGGTGAGGCACGATGCGGCGGATGACCACCGAGTTGAATCTCTCGGCTGTCCGCGATAAAGTCAATCGCCAATCTGGCCCAGCCTTACGCCGCCGGGTTGGACGGGTAGACACCACGCCCTAATAATACCGCGCCGCTGCGCTTGTTGCGCCGTGGTCGTGCGCAGACCGAATAGATCGCCCCCTTATTTGACCGGATTCTTGGCCCATGGAAGACAGCAACCTCCAGCAGCACAGCACCGCCCTGCTGACCGCGTGGGAAGACGGGACGTTGAGCTACCATGATGCCGTCGCCCAGCTTAACACGCTCAGGGCCGAAGCCCAGACCCGCGCGCGCCCCGAAGACGAAGCCTTTCTCGAGTCACGCCTCGGTGTGATCGAAGGCTATCGCGGCAACTATGTGGGCAGCATCGCCCACTTCGAACGCGCCCGCGATCTGTACCTGCGCGCCAATAACCGGCGGCAAGTCGTGACGTGCACGCTCAACATCGGCGAGACGTACCGCCTCAAAGGCAACTTCGCCCGCGCGCGCCAGTATTTCCGCACCGGCCTCGACGCCGCCGTCGAACTCGGTGACCGCGAGCTGCAGGTGCTGGCACGCGCTAACGAAAGCCAGATGATGATCAGTCAGGGCAACGCGGCGCAGGCGGAGGCCAGCTTGCGCGAGTGCTACGCGCTGTGCGAAGAGCCGTTCCCCGTACTGGCCGGCGCATCGCCGGAAGTCGTCGCGCGCAACCAGCTCGATCAACGCGCCGACATCGCCCATGCGCTGTCTACGCTGTACCTCGACTCCGGCGACATCGAGCAGGCGTGGCACTTCGCGCAGGAGGGGTTGAAGCTGGCGACCCTGCTGCAAACCGACCTGCGGATCGGCTTTGCGTATCGCGCCCTCGGCGAGGTCGTGACCGTGCTCGAACACCCGCCCGAGCCGCCGCTGTCGCCCGACCCCGACCATTACTTCAGCGAGTCGATCGCGCGCTTCAAGGCCGTCAACGCCGAGGGAGAAACGGCGCGCACGCTGTTTGCACAGGGGCGCAGCCTGCGCCGGCGCGGCCGGCAGACTCAAGCCACACGCAAGCTGCATCAGGCGATGATCATGTTCAGCCGGCTTGGCATGGTCGACGACGCCGCCAAAGCCGCCGAGGAACAGCTCAAGCTGCTGTAGGGCGCGCGGTTGGCGTGCGCAGGGCGGACGGGGCACGCGCGTACGGTACCTGGGCCGGAACCGGGCTACGATGATCATGTCGATCGCTACAGACAAAGGCTCAACTATGCTGCTGCGTGTCGTGCCCGTTTTGTTGATGCTGCTCATCGGGGGCGTGTCCTCCGCCCAGTCGACCGATCCGCTCGACCCGCTGCCGGTGCCGGGTTCGGTGTTCGTCCGCATCCCATCGAGTGACGGGGCATCAGAGTATTTCTCGGTCATCGACTACGCCGACGAAGGCCGCGTCGACCGGATCTACCGCCTCGACACCGCCAGCGGTGAACTCGCGCTGTTGGTCGACTGGAGCCGCGGCTATGACGATCCGGCCCGCTTCGGCGGAATCCTCGAAGGCGACATCGCCATCACGCCGGACGAGTCGACGCTGCTGTTCGACGCCTACAGCGACGAGACCGGCGCGACGATCTGGTCGCTCGACCTCACGACGCCGGACGTGGAACCCGTGATGCTGCTCGACCGACTGCCGTTCTACGCCGACGCCGGCAACTTCGCGCTGCCGCGCTTCACCGAGGTCACCGCCGAGGATTTCACGATCGAGACGTTTGGCTACCGGAGCGGTGACGAACGCCGCACGTACACCCTCGACGGCACGTTGATCGAGGCGGTCGAACTGCCGTCGTACGGCCGCCCGCTGTACGTCATCCGCGACGGCCGGCTGTACGGAGATTCTGGTGACGGGCCGGTCGAGGTGGTCGCGCCGCCGATGTCGGAAATCCCGGTGATCGCGTACAGCGAGGTGTTCACCCTGCCCGCCGGTTATACGGTCGTCGTCGGCACGGCCGAGGACGGCACGCAGAATTTCGTGCTGGCGGCCCCGGTCTTCGACGGCCAGCGCTTCTTCCCCGAGCCGGCGCTCTTCCGCCAGTCGGTGCTGGGCGATGTCTACGCCGGGGATTACGCCGTCTTCGTTGTGGCGGTGATCGGCGAGAACGCCGGCCCCAGCGCGGCGGCGCTCGA
It encodes the following:
- a CDS encoding homoserine dehydrogenase gives rise to the protein MKLALIGFGSVGQGLVRLLIDKQTALAQQYGFAPQVTAVITRSRGNLYHPEGLDLAALLTAAEKGSFGSYPNSPDLRRDISAEGVAAAPYVDVLVEVSPTDLRTGQPALDLCYTALDHGKHVVLANKGPVALDYVNLMARAEQCGRQVLFEGTVMSGTPALRLAREALAGAVVSQVRGILNGTTNYMLSLMEQGRTYDDVLAEAQRLGYAEADPTADVDGWDAAGKLLILASALFGRTFKLADLDVRGIRDLTPEDLQAAAAEGMRYKLIAEASQAGGSVQPVKLPHSHPLAGVSGANNAVTFSTDVLGDVTLVGAGAGGVQTGFAVLSDLLALHRRT
- a CDS encoding response regulator, which codes for MGPARALLLVVEDDPDLRAALAESLALEGYRVEAACDGQEAIDWLAAGMTPDLILADVMMPNVDGFELLRRIRDNPKWMSIPFLFLTSRTDRRDVLQGKSLGAEDYVSKPFSYDELLPLIEARIERARALASRQSAEVDDMRQGILRLLNHEFRTPLTSIVAYSNLLNDVRQRGSVVADLDDTLRHIGGGAHRLRRLIGNFVLLMDLGYPDVKNEVAAQRMQRIDDPERMLHDAVAAVERATDGHRFRVQAESTAAGFRCDRELLLIALRELIDNAVKFSPAGSTITLLAQRCGPDVKLAVSDEGRGVAAAEFDRLPDAFYQASRPAHEQQGSGIGLTLVKAIADAHKGRLEIESAVGKGSRFTLVLPANWPKTPPR
- a CDS encoding cupin domain-containing protein: MPVAGVHRRTMASGERVMVCEFFLERGAEIPIHSHMHEQAGYVIQGSITFTINGEARKLYRGDTYAIPGDIPHGAHADEDCILVEVFSPPREEYRITR
- a CDS encoding tetratricopeptide repeat protein; translation: MEDSNLQQHSTALLTAWEDGTLSYHDAVAQLNTLRAEAQTRARPEDEAFLESRLGVIEGYRGNYVGSIAHFERARDLYLRANNRRQVVTCTLNIGETYRLKGNFARARQYFRTGLDAAVELGDRELQVLARANESQMMISQGNAAQAEASLRECYALCEEPFPVLAGASPEVVARNQLDQRADIAHALSTLYLDSGDIEQAWHFAQEGLKLATLLQTDLRIGFAYRALGEVVTVLEHPPEPPLSPDPDHYFSESIARFKAVNAEGETARTLFAQGRSLRRRGRQTQATRKLHQAMIMFSRLGMVDDAAKAAEEQLKLL
- a CDS encoding L,D-transpeptidase family protein, with the translated sequence MNTYDPRRNSRLSRARDRQHAREARRNEAMAVPREEKIAPAVEREPVGMTAQSRIDTEALKKRANLVVQDALWYARHRPSVWRWGGLIVVALILLFLGSYLLPGRIFPNVYALGVPLGGLTVDEAAEALQDAWTNDVKVRLVVQGETIEELSPQQVGLRTDFTRIAEAARGVGLSGIPLGYGIQPQVTLDYRTAEDLLVARAVALNTPAQNASYTLKDGIVVGVPGMTGRQIDITLTLSQINDAPESILRRGQLEIVTLPVEPDYPDPEPFLIEARRMASQPFQLIGYDPFTDTSTTWATPPENLVTWLEVGQNGLTVSERQIVRFLEALNTEIAAIDPVKYISRDDAVRALSEALQLGERRAWLRVSHYPQRYTIQRGDSGYAISRRTGIPYFMIQEANAGRDLGMIYPGDEINLPSKDEVVPLPPVPNKRIVVDINTQMLYGFENGQEAFSWPISTGISKYPTAPGVYQILNHVELAYGSSFELCSSDTSCGQWKMYWFMGMYEVSTGLQNGFHGQVELPNGAYLGGGNVGQPFTYGCVMSRPEEAEFLYNWADDGVVVEVISSDFLPTSEVGRQVLAKRGGSA
- a CDS encoding transcriptional repressor, producing MTNLTPRLQRLRDAGYRITNARAAVLKALEQSGGHLTSAQIVDIVASIDPAVGRASVFRTLDLLSRLSLIRPTYTEGSSAPVFVLLPGGHHHHVICTHCGRVFEFENCGLEGLSARLEVNTGVHIAGHLLEFYGICADCAASEAVSSASSREAPA
- a CDS encoding SET domain-containing protein-lysine N-methyltransferase, with product MPPDQREPILYYTWQSGPTTLCLDGGIGRYQNHSCDPNTWWINEDTTVARRDIAAGEEITCDYGAFMMSVPYDMPCNCGAANCRGRITHLDYLDPRFQLTHGDHVPPYIREATEAAKQGLPGDFSADFGVSA